aaaaaaaaaaagctcaatggCATCACTTTTCTGTGCTAGTCATTGAGCTCAAATCACCTGTGTTGTCATATTTCATTACTGCTTCTCCACCCCCTTGTTTCCTAGCCCTCCGGACCTTGTAACAGACAAGACCAGCAATAGAGGATATTACAATTAAGCTGCCAACACATATCAGGCTGAGAACCAAGGCTGTGTGACATACAAAGAACGAGAGATTAAGATCTTTCACATGGGTTCCTTGCCCCAAGGAAGGGGAGCCACACACATAGTCATCTGGCCAGTCTTTGAGAATGTTGGACATCTATCAGTTGTGTCAGTTGTGTCTTTGGAGCTGCAGTCGCAGTGGAAGCTGTTTCTCTCAGCTGTTACGGCAAGTAGCTGTTTCAAGTCTTCAATGTCTCTTTCACTGAAGGTTGTGAGGTCATTTCCATCTATTTGTAAGATCTGTAAATTAGGCATATCATGCAAAGCAGGCAGGACAAGGAGTCCATTGTTCGACAGGTACAGCTCTCTCAGACCCTGCGGACTGGCACTGAACAACAGAAGGTTGTTATTGCTGAGGTCCAACACTTCAACCTTACTCGGAAGGTAGCTCTGGATTTGCTGTAGCTTTGTGTCAGAAAGGTTCTTTATATAAAAACTGTTATTTGCGGTTAAAGGTTTGGGTGTCTTGGGATCCTAACTTTCTCAACACCTTTaaacaaaccattaaaaaaaacaaccaaacaagacATCAATTCTGTGTTAATTTTACACTATTGTTGCATAATACAAGGAGcccgttttttgttttgttttgttttaaacttggTTTATtgagtttagttttgttttaatacacTATTGGCCTCATACCAAAAATGTCAGTTAAATCTCCTTTTATTCAATCCGGCAGACAAAATGACCCCCAACAACAGAATCCCTGACGAAAAACCTGTATGAGCAAATTCAGCACAGTTTGTGTTAAACATGTTAAGACCTGAATCATGTTTGTCTATATGCCATCTGGTGGTTATCTGATATTATTGCACTTACAATAATCTTGGAGGCGTGTTACAATCATCCAGGTGTATGCTAAATTCAAATCCTATGGGGGGCGCGGACTGTGTCCTGGGCGGGGCATTAGGTTCAgggttttttgtttaaatttttttatgtaatttaattttaattttttatttttttaattacagtacacaTCTTAACCTAGCATATACCGTATAACGGCGGatactttatttgggctttattggctattttgattggatcgccaataatgcttccaccaatcagagggttgcatacagttGTCGTATCGATTCCGCCCTCTGTCACTCattattttgcagcatcttcgtgatgtcgaTTGTTAATCAGCagaataaaaagtcactgcacctgctctgaaacagagtttgtcatttttcgaccacatctagtgaattttatccaaatataagtgataagtttcttttgatgctcaaatataagtgatacgtttcttttgatgctcagtaacGAATTACTGTAAACGACAGTTTTAGCAGAcataattaagtaaacatttatttaaatgtttgtcaataccacagacaagaggaaggagggcgcggcccaaaaagtttgagaaccgcgCTGTCTACTGGTTTTGTGCAAAGTTAACCCCAtaactcaaaactgcttcagttaaTGCTTGAGCCAATCAGGGCGGACTTTTACAATCCGAGTCAGCCAACGAGAAAATACCTGTCATTGTGCAGCCACACCGCCGCAGTACAAACTCAGACTGATTTACTTATTAAACGAATCTTTTAATTCTGAAAGAAATCTAGAAACAAGAGGAACGTGTTGATGAAGCTGTGTTTGAGGGCTGCTGTAGAACTCCTACGAGTAACTAAGCTGTACCTCTGGTAAACGGACAGGTCGCTTTTCCTTACCAAACTCACTTTGCATACTTTAGGAGCAAAAGCATAGTACAGCTGACGTGGCcataattaaatattaaagaCCATTAAAGGAACAGCAGGGAGTGCTATCTGACCGCTGAAAGAGAAAggcatgcttttttaaaaatgcattctgtttctgtttcaggcTTTTCAGTGGCAGGGTTTCCACGaggtttagaaactccaaattctctctccgtTGTCGTGAGAATTGGAAGCAGAATTTATCtcctaaaagaaaaatacactgaaaCCCAAATTACCCTAAAGGTCTACCACAATAGCGTGAGAAAAAGGTgacactattttattttttcatggaaACCACGCCAGTGATAACACTATTACATGCTGTTCTCAAAATGACTAGAATATTACGAAAGACATCCAACAGAAAAAATATACTTTGCTCGATGACTCTCGTAGAGACGAGGTCGCAAAGTAAAAAAAGTCTCTTCTTTTAGACTTGACCGCATAAAATTATACATCAGATTATTattacagtttgttttaaaaacgttttattatttattaaaacatgaaacaaacacaacGCGTTTCGAAACATAGGCCTATTCATCAAGCGTTTGCCGCAAATTCGCTGTTTCCGCCACTTTTTCTAAATGGAATAAAATAGAAACGAAAGTTCAAATGCAATAAGTCACCTCgcatatggtttattttataGATGCTGTGTATGAGTAAATCATTCTTGATACAATTTACGTCTTAATGTGGACGTTTGCAACCTTCAAAAAAATGCTAACACTGATGAATATAGGCTTAGCGTGTCTTCACTGGCTTACAAGAAAATTGtatactgaaaaaaatattgtttttctgtaaACACAGCACATTATCAAATACAGGCAATCTGTCCGCAGTTTCAGACTAGCTGTATTTTATGAGATTGTCAGGGTGttgtaaatattacaaatatgcaCTAGGGGGAGCCATATCTTCAAACATCTTTTTCCTTGGTAAACTATAATTCAAACAAATCCTTTATTGTTTCAACCCCATTATTGTTTTACTTAAAATCTTTTAAACTATTGAATTACTATTATGTCGCTGATGTCATAATAGTAATTCAATAGTGTAAAAgattttaagttaaaaaaaaaaagtttaaaaaaaaaagaatccctgATCTGATTTAAGTCTGCtgttgttgtattttgttttcttcagtGTATTACCTTGCATGTGGAACCTTTCTGATAGTGTGTGCTCCGGTAATAGCACACCGGCCCACTTGAAACTGCTGGAACTAAATTGGGCTCAACCGACCCCCCAGCCACACATTATAAGACTGCTGTATCATTGAAACAGGGTAAAGAAACTGATCGGAATCATTCCTGTGTTCTGCACGTACAGTAGATGCGGCTAGACCAGGTTACGTCACATATTTACCTTCTCACCTCATAAACCGGATTTGCTGCTGACCGACACCTGTTGTTGTTAAGTCTGCATTGAGCCGACtggattgtattgtttttattttactcatgCTGGTGCTGTGTTGTAATTATTTTATGAATTGCATTACATcagtattgtttatttgtatttttatgatgGAAGCTAAGCTCAGGTCACCATTGGAAAGCAGAACTTattcacaattatttattttttttacctggttaaataaaggagttgattgattgattggtactATTTAAACAATGAATAAAGTGTTTTCACTAAAAACAACTTGGAGAAATACTTCAGTTGTAAAGCCATGACATAGGAAAGGTGGAAGACCTTTTGAGTATCATTTGTCAAGACTGTTTTAAGATAACTTCTTTGAATATTTGGAGCATCTTTATATACTGTTCCTGGTCTTTATAAATTGCTACTGTTTCAACCGGTCAACAAGATGAAACACAGCTTTTGAATTAAGAGCAAACAACACAAAGAAACTgaaattaaacaaagcaaacagGTCAAGTTTGTTTTTCAGATTATCTTACAAATTAGGCCACATTTAACCTCAGTTGACTGTTGTCAGACTGGATATGTAAAGGGTTACAGTAACACTGTATTTCAGAGCTCCAGCCTCCCATTGCTGGCCTGTTCATGTCCTCTGTTACTGTGTGCGGGAGGAAGCTTTCCTTGTTTGCCTACCAGGTCTGCGGCCTGGACTCTTTGGGACTTTCCAATAGGGCTGCTTCCACATGCCAGAAACAATGAAGTAGAGAGAGCCAGAGCTCTATAGTGCAGTGCCTGTGAGGGAGACATGGAAAATACCAGAAGTAACTAAAAAAAGTGAATTCACAGAACCCTTCTATACGAGTGAGCACTGCCTACCTGGAATCATGCTATTCTCATATAGAGAATGCAAGGGGAACTCTCAACATGAATAGATGTAGGGAGCATGTATATAAGAGCATTAGAAGAAAAAGTCaagaacagaaacagaaaattCATGTTCATATTTTAAACTGTTGACATGCTTAAGAACTCCACTAGTGAGGAGCAAATGATAACATCCCTCAAAACCAGAACCGCATTATGAGGCAAACTACTTCCTTGTTCCATGGTGCTATTCAATAAAACATATGTTCTGAACAAACCACTATGTTAACAAAAACAGCAAACGCTAGCACTAACATTAATTAAcccttcatttaaaaatgtttttagagGGAAATCATGTGGGTGATGTTTGCATTACTAAATAATACACTTTGAAAGACTGCCAGTTATGggcagatttgtttttgtttatttacttgtGTCTCTTTTTAATTTGGGTGTAGTATTTTTTTAGTCCCAGTTAATAAAACCTAGCAGCTGCCTATTGTAGAAATCTAGTGCAGGCTGCTCCTGAGCTGAGGCACCCTGTTGTGTTTCCAACACGTCAAGAAAGTTCAGGTTTCAAACCTCACACCATTTCGTGTTCTGCTTGTCACCGAGCCTGGTCGTTTCCATTGACCTCAGATGCATCAGAAAATGATTTTCGCTGTGAATCAAATATCTAAAGCCGCTAAGGAAATACTGCTGAAAACATCAGATTTGCAGGATCAAGACCTCCTCAGAAGGAAGTGAGAGTAGTGGGTTTAAAAGAGCACAACAGAACacaagaaaacaagaaaacaagaaCAACGCAGCTGTACTCTGCTTGAACTACATTCTGAGTTTTAAAAGTCCGGTTGGTAGAAAATGATAATGAAGTTCCGTTCCGTCTCCTACCTAGTTGCCCAGCACAACTACATACAGTAGCTGTTACAGAAAACTCACAGATGTTGAACATAAATAATGCCTTGCTGTGTCCTTTGCAATCAAAGACAGCATCCAGACAACCGTCTTATTAATCCCCTTGTCTGCCAGATCCCTCCATGAGAATGTGGACGTTTATGCAGTAATAGAAGAACCACCTGTATAAAACGGGGTTCTGCTTATAAAGCTGAGCAGTGCAGCAAGCAACCAGTTCAAATATATCTTCTACTGGTGTGTTCCATGATATCATTTTGTCAGCTTTTAATGTGTGCAAGTCTTGTTTGTTTAcaaacttttaatgttttctttctgaAGAAAAGTGCACAGACTGGAACTGGGGTCTGTGCACTTTCTTGTgtggtctgtgtggtccagtggttaaagaaaagggcttgtaaccaggaggtccccggttcaaatcccaccttagctactgactcattgtgtgacactgagcaagtcacttaacctccttgtgctccgtctttcaggtgagacgtaattgtaagtgactctgtagctgatgcagttcacacaccctagtctctgtaagtcgccttggataaaggagtctgctaaataaacaaataataataataactgtaaacCCATGTTTGTTTTCCATGTATTCCAGTTTTCCATGTATGAAGGAGTCAGCTGCCCAGGTCTGGGCATTACTTGACCAGTTTGAACTTAGACAGATGCGATGATGTTTTTCAATTGTATTGACATGTTTTGTGAGAAGTAATGGATTCCCCTCACACTGTCGAAATTCCAAAGCTGAGTCATGAAAGGTTGAGTCGTAGGGCTGAAATAAATGATGTGCATTAAGTGGGCCGAGCATTAAAATGCGATGTAAACCAAAATCTCCCAAGAGACTATAGGGTTAGTGTTGATGTGGAGAGGGAAAGAGAAGAACGTGAGAGAACAGGCGAGCTGTGGTGTGAAAGGAGGCCCACGTGTAACCACTCAATTAGTAAAACCCATTAGTAAAAGTGGAAATTAGGTAGAGCCACATCTCAGCTGGTTTTGGTCTCTGAAGAAGGTCGTACAGATATGAAGAACCCTCTTATTCCAAGTAAATAAAGAAATGATAGGTCTTATCAAAACTTCACAGGGTTCAGTGGttgatttataatgtatttattgatttcaaaTTAAGAAACCTTATCCACACTAATAAACAAATGTGTGATCAACACGATTTTCCTAATATGATTATCACAGAATATTTGTGTGAGCAGGGTTTAAATGTTACTCTACAAGGACCACAGGCCAATAGCACCATCAATGTGTTAGAACAACCTCCTTTTATTTCAGCCCAATGCAAATACAATCATTTCAAACAATTCCAGTGCTACATTTCTCATTGCACCATTCTTAATCCATCTAGCTTCTTCCAGGAAAAGTATATTAgatacattgaaaaaaacaaacatacaatatataattaaaaacgaTAGAAAACTTATTTATTAGGAGGAAGCATAACAGTAATACATGAACTTCAAGCATGGCTTAATCCAtttgaactgttttaaaaaagctAACTGCAGTGAACATTTGTAAATgttgtacattttgtaaaatgtttaaacttgCCACACTTTTATTTCAGGGGAACAGGATTCAGATATAAAGCATTCATTGTATGACACAGTATGTACATTTATGTACACACTTGCTAATGTTTTCTGATCAAGCTCCTCAATCGCACACCATATTTCCACTGAAATTTATCTCAGTACATAACAGAAAGAATATACTGcaattatgtatttataaagATAGATGAAGAGAGTTTTTGGTCATGCAAACCACATGTATGGCAAGATTCTATATTGCCTAAGATGTAAAATGAACAATCCATCACTGCCGTAAAGTAAAATGTaccattaaaaacagaaaatatttcaaaataaaagtattACTTATCATCTAAATATGCATAAGGTGACCCAACAGGAATGACGTTCCAATTTTGTGGACTGAAGTTCTAGTTCAAATTCCTCAGTTTTCACATCTTTAAAGAACTACATGGTCCTTGTTAAAACAGCTCCTCTCAACAGGGGCCAGATTGCACTGATACTTAcaatttgtaaatatttaaagcTTCACATTTGTATCACCTGGGTTATGGTGTATGGTAAATTAGTCAAACACTTTTTCATCAGAACTTTAATTCAATCTTTATTGAGCTGTTACATGGATTTCTAATTTTGAAAAGTCCATCTTTGGTCAGCCACTCCAGTAGGGGTCCCTATAATAGCAACTACTACAACTACTGATTGCAATAAAAGAGTTAATTTCTTAAAAACTTAAACTTAATAAAAAGTTAACAGTTAACTTAAAAGAATGTCCTGTTTTGGTCAGCAATCAACTTCAAAAGCTGTTTATCAAGCTGTGGTTAGCGGGTTTTAATGATTACATCAGCttgggagcggctgctcccggCCTCCTGCAGGCTCCGTCTAGTTATCTAGGAAAGAAACGTACAGTTCATTAAATTATGTAAAAACATATGGAAAATGCATCCTGATTTGAATGTGTACTATTCACATTACAGTCCTACTGTCACCAACACCCTTCTGCTTCCACCTACAGATTGTTGTCTGCTCTTAACGAAAGCTAATTGAAAGTAGGAAGCTAACAAGGCACGTACAAGTAGTATCAGCATCCCTGTCAGGAGTCCTCTATCACAATAGACAAATTGTCATCTATGGTTCTCTCTATTTTCACACAAGGGAGATTGTAAAGCAAGCAGTCCAGTTCAGAGAGCTGGAATGACTGAAAGACTCATGGCAGGATGGTCTTATTAGGTGTGCTGCAGTTCACATGCTTGTTGGGTATAGGAGGCGCCACCAGTGGCCTTTTCCCGACTTAATTCTTTGTCACTCTTTCCCTCAATCTACTAATTCGTTTCAGATTattagctgtctgtctgtctgtctagattCTTGTTATCCTTACCCTTATCGATCATCTTCATTGCAGGGAAGCTGGGCATCGCCAACCTGCGCAGGCCTTCAAATTACAAACACAAGTGTTACGAAAAGCCAGCAGACTGCAAGCAGTGACTGTTTTAATCCATTAAGTAAGACAGGATAACATTTTAACTCACACCATGGCATCAGAACAAATACCTGAATTCTAGGCTGCTTCTGAAGACcatgtattaaaaatgtaaaggcTGCACAATGAAACATGAAAAGGAAATGTACTTTTAAGACACAAGGACTGCAGCTTCTCTGATAGGGAAGGGGGGCCTTATTCTGTGTAAGCATTAGTCATGCACTTAATATAGGGGATTTACTTTCCGTATACCCAGTTCCTCATCTGCTTAGGTGTCATTTGCAGCTGGGTGATTCCCCTATTCATTCTGTCATTTGATTTGAATAATTGCAAGACAAATTCAGTCTATTTTACACTTTAAACACTCACTGGTATGCACACGCTAGTATTTCGACATGTCTGTGTAAGTTTATTTCCAGGAACTAACCGAAGTTGCAGTCCAGACGACTGCGGGTTCTGGTTTCGGGCAGCTCGTCTCCATTCTTGTCCACACACCAGCAGTATCCGGTGCTGGACCAGCACTGCTTGGGCAGGTAGTTGCCCTCCTCATCACACTGCGGACGGTAAACACCGGGATGAACAGAGGGGGATGAGGCTTCCAGCTGACACTTGGACTGCACGCCAGACTCTGAAACACACACGAAGAACTAGCAATTACTGCCCTGCCTGGAAGGCTGTTTTCTGAACCCTTTGGAGGTTCTCACTTATGGGATGTTGAACATAATACAATCCggatctgttttattttctctgtacAAGATTGTGTTAAGGCATTAACACGTTCCCACAtagaaaaataatattgtaatttaaGATATTTGTTCTTGCGATATTTTTTGTTTCTGAGAAAAAGAGTGACtgctgtaaatataaaattagagctatcacTGTCATATTATCTTGTAAAATAGATCACTGACCTATATGCATTCAAATTAGAGTGTGTCGTCTCATTTTCATTTGTAACGCTCTAATGTGTACTGCATGTATGAGCATCTATACTATCTGAAAAGATACTATCGGATTAAACTAATATGCAATTCAAGATTTGTACCTTCCATAGGGGTGGTGGTCTGCACTGGAGCTATGGTGGGCTGAGCTGGTTTCTTTTGGGCCATCTGAAAGAGCAGCCAATGACGGAGCCAGGACTCAAAACCCTGCAGGAAGAGAAAGAGTTCAGATAGTTCTTACAACACCACACCTCCCCGAAACAAACAACTGCTCTTCCACTGGTTACCTGCATTAATGTTCATATCTCAACCATGCTGTCTGTTGGAATCAGCGTCATTCACTACTGCTGGGACTGCCTGGTTGAGGGTGAGTGGTAAGGTACTGTGGGCTATGAAAGACATAACTGGCCTTTCATGTCCCAATCACCAGGAGACTCCCCATGTGAGTATAATATAGGCAAAGCATACCTTACATGGGAACTCAATGAAACTTAGGAATGAAGTGTTAcgtgatgtttaaaaaaagaaactacccAGAAATGAATTCCAAAGTATCGAGCTTTGCTTCCTTCCTGAGTACTGATCTGGTGTCAATAAAAGGCACGTGTCTCACCTTCCAATCGGAGCTATTCATCTGTTCCTTCAGGCTTTTCAGGTTGTCCAGCAGAGTCTCGTTGAACTGGGGCAGGGTCTGGTCAGGGTCCTCCTGCTGCAGAGAACAATGAAACAGAGGACCAAGCCAACGATCACACAACTGTAGGAAACTGGAAGCTCACTATTTTGGACAAAGCGACACGTGCTGTTTCATGTTTTATGATGTGGTTTCATTTTCTCAAGAGTAGAAGAAACACATTAGTCAAGGGTGCTCCCATAGTAACAAGAGTTAGGTATCATTTGGTTGACAAATGTCATTTTCCCATGGTTACTAGATTCtttgaaacacatttatttggTTCTGGATCCATATCTTGTACTTTTTGGATGTTAAACCCAAATGGTTTTGGATAAGTAGACGAAAGAGGCAAGATTAGAAAGGGGAAGGCCAAATTGAAGACAAGAAACTGAAAAGAAAGATAACGAATCCCTGAGTGGCGTGGGGTATCGTGTGAAATGTCTGTTTTCTTTACCTGCAGCAGGCCCTTGACTTGCTTCTCCAGGCTCACTGTGGCTGTGTCCTCAAGGGGCTGGGAACAGAGGAAAGGAGGGATGTTAAAAGTCACAAAGTTAAAGCTGTTTTGCTAACATTTTAGGTAGCATTTAACAATGTGATATGATATgaataaactttttatttaattaagtgTGGAATATATTATCAGTTGAGGATTTCCCCATTGCAAATActataaatgaaaacaatacgcaattaattaaaaaagaaaataattaattccTGTCACTTAATCAAGAGAAAATCCAATTCACAGCACTAATGCATATTGGCTTTCAAAGGCCACAAGGCTGTTGCCATGGAAATGTGCTCATGCTGAAAATGGGGCTGTGTTCTCACCGTCATGGGGATCTTCTTGGGCTTCTCATCAGCAGAGTCGCTGACCAGCATGGGCATGTTGAACATGGGCATACGCAGCTTCTTGGGAGGAGACAGGGCTGAGCAGCAAAGAGAACAATAGCACTTGGTTGGTGGGGTTTTGGACATTTTGGTGACGTATTTTTACTGCAGTTTCGTCTATGGGATTCCCCTTATCacacaacaacattttttttttatagtaataaTATTAAACTAGCCATCCCTGAAAGTACATTCTATCTAAGGCTATTTTGTCgtgtatatatatttctattacaCAAACAGAATGTCAGTTTTTCTTAGTTTTCAAATAAAGTGTGACTTATCAAGTAccttactgtactgcactgctgGCATTAAATACTGTAATGGCTGTAAAAAGGAAACCACCGAACCAGTCTTGTTATTACAATATTGCTTCCTTTTTATCCTAAAAGTAGGTGTACAACACAGCTGTTTAATGCAGAAATATTGGTGCCATGAATATGTGTCAAGCTCtcagaagtgtgtgtgtgcgtgcatgtgtgtgtgtgtgtgtgtgcgtgcgtgtgtgtgcgtgtgcgtgtgtgtgtgtatgtgtgtgctatATAGCTATAAAAGTGTAAACATTGAGGAACAGTGAGCACAGAAATGATGGTTTGTACTTTTGCATTTTGCTTTTacctaaaaaataattaatttaaagaaTAACTAAAAGTTTGCCCTCTACTCTTCCCCAATTCAATTCAGTAGCATCCCTGAGATGGTAAAGTGTCCATGTGTGTGGGACTGTGTGG
The window above is part of the Acipenser ruthenus chromosome 22, fAciRut3.2 maternal haplotype, whole genome shotgun sequence genome. Proteins encoded here:
- the LOC131699438 gene encoding HLA class II histocompatibility antigen gamma chain-like, encoding MSQEQLMENEATPPGEHTVLIRSERDSSNRGWKIGGFTLLGLLLIAGQAITVYFVMAQKGQISSLQEHTDILKKQLNNQQHAPLSPPKKLRMPMFNMPMLVSDSADEKPKKIPMTPLEDTATVSLEKQVKGLLQQEDPDQTLPQFNETLLDNLKSLKEQMNSSDWKGFESWLRHWLLFQMAQKKPAQPTIAPVQTTTPMEESGVQSKCQLEASSPSVHPGVYRPQCDEEGNYLPKQCWSSTGYCWCVDKNGDELPETRTRSRLDCNFGLRRLAMPSFPAMKMIDKDN